One Pocillopora verrucosa isolate sample1 chromosome 10, ASM3666991v2, whole genome shotgun sequence genomic window carries:
- the LOC136284006 gene encoding cannabinoid receptor 1-like, with amino-acid sequence MSDTASVVFLAFTIVESLIIVFANIFTIYVFWKHRTRLRRNSFLLKNLAIADLLVGLIEAIALGTSDIPSNVGKDSPIKDTPFETILRLSRLSYFCASIAFLVMISLERAYALIYPLRHQVLSSRWYHWSAFVVWMAVIIIVVTWCLLSEYDLLKNSTWTSFYASFTLLSFAVICASCYVIRRGLSRRFLVLNTVHDIKNGTEQNSKLSKTLYIVIAASLVCWFPSVVAYSIRFQCGRSCLPKTLFSFSSCFRLANSWINPVIYCLKFTMFKRALTSMNPCKQSQRYRVRQS; translated from the coding sequence ATGTCTGACACGGCTTCTGTGGTATTTCTAGCTTTTACAATTGTTGAATCTTTGATCATTgtctttgcaaacatttttacCATCTACGTGTTTTGGAAACATCGCACCAGATTAAGGAGAAActcttttcttctcaaaaacTTGGCTATTGCAGATCTACTAGTTGGATTGATAGAGGCAATAGCTCTAGGCACCTCTGATATTCCGAGTAATGTTGGAAAGGATTCTCCGATCAAAGACACACCGTTCGAAACCATTTTACGTTTGTCTCGATTATCATATTTCTGTGCATCGATAGCTTTCCTCGTGATGATTTCATTGGAGCGGGCATATGCTTTGATTTACCCTCTCCGCCATCAGGTATTAAGCTCGAGATGGTACCACTGGAGTGCATTCGTAGTCTGGATGGCTGTGATAATCATTGTTGTTACATGGTGTCTGCTTTCTGAGTACGACCTCTTAAAAAACTCAACTTGGACATCTTTCTACGCCTCCTTCACGCTCCTTTCCTTCGCTGTAATTTGTGCATCCTGTTACGTGATCAGAAGAGGACTCAGCCGAAGATTTCTTGTTCTAAATACCGTTCACGACATAAAAAATGGAACTGAACAAAACAGTAAACTTTCCAAGACTTTGTATATTGTGATAGCTGCTTCTCTTGTGTGTTGGTTTCCAAGTGTTGTGGCTTATAGCATTCGTTTTCAGTGTGGGCGAAGTTGTCTCCCAAAGactttgttttccttctccTCATGTTTTCGTTTGGCAAATTCTTGGATCAATCCAGTCAtttattgtttgaaatttaCCATGTTTAAAAGAGCGTTAACTAGCATGAATCCTTGTAAACAGTCCCAACGTTACAGAGTTAGGCAAAGCTAA